GCACCGGCCGCCGCGCCAGCCGCTGCACCTGCCAACAATGGCGCCAAGGTTCACGCAGGCCCGGCTGTGCGTCAGCTGGCTCGCGAGTTTGGCGTCGAGCTGAATGCTGTGTCGGCGACCGGCCCTCATGGCCGCGTGCTGAAAGAAGACGTGCAGGCCTACGTCAAGTCGATCATGACCAAAGCCAAGGATGCGCCTGCTGCTGGCGGCGCCTCCGGCGGCATGGGCATCCCGCCGATCCCGGAAGTCGATTTCAGCCGTTTCGGCGAAACCGAAGAAGTACCGATGACGCGTCTGATGCAACTGGGCGCTACCGGTTTGCATCGCAGCTGGCTGAACATTCCGCACGTCACTCAGTTTGACCAAGCCGACATCACCGATCTGGAAGCTTTCCGTATCGCACAGAAAGCCGTGGCCGAGAAAGCCGGTGTGAAGCTGACCGTGCTGCCACTGCTGCTCAAAGCCAGCGCACACATGCTCAAGGAGCTGCCGGACTTCAACAGTTCACTGGCGCCAAGCGGCAAGGCGATCATTCGCAAGAAGTACTTCAACATCGGTTTCGCGGTCGATACGCCGGAAGGTCTGTTGGTCCCTGTGATCAAGAACGTTGACCAGAAGAGCCTGCTGCAACTGGCGGCCGAAGCGGCCGAACTGGCTGAAAAGGCACGCTCCAAGAAGCTCTCGGCCAACGATATGCAGGGCGCCTGCTTCACCATCTCCAGCCTGGGCCATATCGGCGGCACCGGCTTTACGCCGATCGTCAATGCGCCTGAAGTGGCGATCCTTGGCGTGTCCAAGGCCACCATGCAACCGGTCTGGGACGGTAAAGCCTTCCAGCCGCGCCTGATGCTGCCGCTGTCGTTGTCCTACGATCACCGCGTGATCAACGGTGCAGCCGCCGCGCGTTTCACCAAGCGTCTGAGCGAATTGCTGGCGGATATCCGCACGATTCTGCTGTAAGCCGTACGGAGCCCGTTTCCATCGAAACGGGCTCCGATCAATTTTCGAGCTGCCACGCTCGTGCCTCAACCCCGCTCACTGGCGGGGCTTTTTTTGGCTTTTTGAAAAGGACGCCTACAGTAGGCGAACCCTTGGCCGATAGCTGATCATGCACGACTATCAAGCGCCTGGACCTCATCCAGACAATCCGACCCATTACTTACATCGAATCAACCGTCTGCCGACAGTTTTATAGCACTAAGCCATCGCGCTCACTTGTCAGCCCGATCGCCATGATGCAACCTTGCGGCACGCGATTTAAAGGCGGGTTCCATGCCCGTACGCGACAGCACCCTGACAGCGAGTTCCTTCATGAAAAGCCAACCTGATGCTGCCGGAAGAACGGCGGCCGAGGTCGTGACGCAATTGCCGGTGCCTTCGCGGCTCGGAATGCTGCGTTTCGAGCGGCTGAATGAACCCAGTTGGGCCATGTTGTATCTGGATCCAAACTGCGAAAAGCAATTCAGCATGCCTGCAGTCGAACTCTGCGCGCTGGTGGGTTCGCCCTACGCAAGCCTCATGGAGCCAGAGGCGCGCTATCAGCTGCATGACGCCGTGCAGACG
The nucleotide sequence above comes from Pseudomonas lutea. Encoded proteins:
- the aceF gene encoding dihydrolipoyllysine-residue acetyltransferase; translation: MSELIRVPDIGNGEGEVIELMVKVGDRIEADQSVLTLESDKASMEIPAPKAGVIKAMKVKLGDRLKEGDELFELEVEGEAAAEPAAAPAAATPAPAAAPEKPAEAEAAPAAAAPAAADTVQDIHVPDIGSSGKARIIELMVKVGDSIEADQSLITLESDKASMEIPSPAAGVVESISVKVEDEVGTGDLILKLKVAGAAPAAAPAQAAAPAPASAEAKAPAAATPAAPAAKAESAPAPAAAPAAAPANNGAKVHAGPAVRQLAREFGVELNAVSATGPHGRVLKEDVQAYVKSIMTKAKDAPAAGGASGGMGIPPIPEVDFSRFGETEEVPMTRLMQLGATGLHRSWLNIPHVTQFDQADITDLEAFRIAQKAVAEKAGVKLTVLPLLLKASAHMLKELPDFNSSLAPSGKAIIRKKYFNIGFAVDTPEGLLVPVIKNVDQKSLLQLAAEAAELAEKARSKKLSANDMQGACFTISSLGHIGGTGFTPIVNAPEVAILGVSKATMQPVWDGKAFQPRLMLPLSLSYDHRVINGAAAARFTKRLSELLADIRTILL